Proteins encoded by one window of Bacillus spongiae:
- a CDS encoding GNAT family N-acetyltransferase: protein MEHKKTYNAAELKTPYGNVVIEGPISSKKLASFEFHEDLVAFRPPVQQHKALVEIADLPEGRIIIARQHNTIIGYVTYLYPDPLERWSQGNMEELLELGAIEVIRKFRGYSIGKNLLKVSMMDDAMEDYLIITTEYYWHWDLKGTGLNIWEYRKVMEKMMNAGGLEWFATDDPEISSHPANCLMARIGKRIPPEAIQQFDRLRFMNRFMY, encoded by the coding sequence ATGGAACACAAGAAAACGTATAATGCAGCAGAGCTAAAAACACCCTACGGAAATGTTGTCATCGAAGGCCCCATTTCCTCTAAGAAACTAGCATCTTTTGAATTTCATGAAGATTTAGTCGCTTTTCGCCCTCCTGTTCAACAGCATAAGGCCCTAGTTGAAATTGCCGATCTTCCAGAAGGTAGAATCATCATTGCACGTCAGCATAATACCATTATTGGGTATGTAACGTATTTGTATCCTGATCCTTTAGAAAGATGGTCGCAAGGAAACATGGAGGAACTTCTTGAATTAGGTGCTATTGAGGTCATTCGTAAATTCAGAGGATACTCAATCGGGAAGAACTTATTGAAGGTTTCCATGATGGATGACGCCATGGAAGACTATTTAATCATAACAACAGAGTATTATTGGCATTGGGATTTAAAAGGAACAGGGCTTAACATTTGGGAATATCGTAAAGTAATGGAAAAGATGATGAATGCTGGGGGTTTAGAGTGGTTTGCTACAGATGACCCTGAGATTAGTTCACATCCTGCCAACTGTTTAATGGCGCGCATTGGAAAGCGGATTCCTCCAGAGGCGATCCAACAGTTTGACCGATTACGATTTATGAATCGATTCATGTATTAG